A window of Corallococcus macrosporus DSM 14697 contains these coding sequences:
- a CDS encoding class II glutamine amidotransferase, with amino-acid sequence MCRLFGFRSAIPAAVHPSLVTEKNSLLIQSREHKDGWGIAAYGAEPVPVVAHGVGPAHSDPDFERVSSRVSSHTVVAHIRLASVGAVELRNAHPFLHGRWAFVHNGTLREFAQHRPAVEALICPSLRGNIKGTTDSERCFYLFLTRLAARHPIDRQVPVEAVARALAETMTLVATITDAAGQDGRSAMNFLVSDGELMVATRRNRTLFVSLGGAGTQASTLPAPGTKLEQIVVASESLCGGPYWAPVAEEDVIGVDANLVFHHWRVPELAGSDVPSSVKPNGSRGVA; translated from the coding sequence ATGTGCCGACTCTTTGGATTTCGATCAGCGATTCCCGCGGCCGTCCACCCTTCATTGGTGACGGAGAAGAACTCGCTCCTCATCCAGTCGCGCGAGCACAAGGACGGCTGGGGAATCGCCGCCTACGGGGCCGAGCCCGTGCCCGTGGTGGCCCACGGGGTGGGGCCCGCGCACAGCGACCCGGACTTCGAGCGGGTGAGCAGCCGCGTCTCCTCCCACACGGTGGTGGCGCACATCCGCCTGGCGTCGGTGGGCGCGGTGGAGCTGCGCAACGCGCACCCCTTCCTGCATGGCCGCTGGGCCTTCGTGCACAACGGCACGCTGCGGGAGTTCGCGCAGCACCGGCCGGCCGTGGAGGCGCTCATCTGCCCGAGCCTGCGTGGGAATATCAAGGGCACCACGGACAGCGAGCGCTGCTTCTACCTCTTCCTCACCCGCCTGGCGGCCCGGCACCCGATTGACCGGCAGGTCCCCGTGGAGGCCGTGGCGCGGGCGCTGGCGGAGACGATGACGCTGGTGGCGACCATCACGGATGCCGCCGGGCAGGACGGCCGCTCGGCGATGAACTTCCTTGTCTCGGATGGCGAGCTGATGGTCGCCACCCGTCGCAACCGCACGCTGTTCGTGTCTCTCGGCGGCGCGGGCACCCAGGCGTCGACGCTGCCGGCGCCGGGGACGAAGCTGGAGCAGATTGTCGTCGCCAGCGAGTCGCTGTGCGGCGGGCCGTACTGGGCGCCGGTGGCCGAGGAGGACGTCATCGGCGTGGACGCGAACCTGGTGTTCCACCACTGGCGCGTGCCGGAGCTGGCCGGCTCCGACGTGCCCTCCTCGGTGAAGCCCAACGGGTCGCGCGGCGTGGCGTGA
- the tsaE gene encoding tRNA (adenosine(37)-N6)-threonylcarbamoyltransferase complex ATPase subunit type 1 TsaE, which yields MSTEASRVRTVRLASPEETHRLGVRLGELLEPGDFVGLIGDLGAGKTHLVRGVADGAQVPRSEVASPTFAIVYPYSGRIPLYHADLYRLTDYDDLYATGFLDLEGTESAMLVEWLDKIPQAAPRDYLRVTLKHAGGEARELTAEAFGARPAALLDAWMG from the coding sequence ATGAGCACGGAAGCGTCGCGGGTCCGGACGGTGCGGCTGGCGTCGCCCGAGGAGACGCACCGGCTGGGCGTCCGGCTGGGCGAGCTGCTCGAGCCCGGCGACTTCGTGGGGCTGATTGGCGACCTGGGCGCGGGCAAGACGCACCTGGTGCGCGGCGTGGCGGATGGGGCGCAGGTGCCTCGCTCCGAGGTGGCGAGCCCGACGTTTGCCATCGTGTACCCGTATTCAGGGCGCATCCCGCTGTACCACGCGGACCTGTACCGGCTGACGGACTACGACGACCTGTACGCCACGGGCTTCCTGGACCTGGAAGGCACCGAGAGCGCGATGCTGGTGGAGTGGCTGGACAAGATTCCCCAGGCCGCGCCCCGCGACTACCTGCGCGTCACGCTGAAGCACGCGGGCGGGGAGGCCCGGGAGCTCACGGCGGAGGCGTTCGGCGCACGTCCCGCCGCGTTGCTCGACGCGTGGATGGGCTGA
- a CDS encoding NAD(P)H-hydrate dehydratase, which produces MLRVLTAAQMRQAEEAAEARHGMPSALLMENAGRGLAEVARGLLGPGGRFVVVCGPGNNGGDGLVAARFLREGGACVSVVLVGDAAKRAPEARRNVEALKGFGVTPRTLESVEPARRGDVVVDALFGTGLSRAPGGAFADAVAAMRGWRALGAKVVAADVPSGLQSDTGAPFSPCVEADATVAFGFLKPGQVLEPGASLCGQVHRVDIGMGGEAAKEVSGPGLFVVEEADARRTLPVRKADSHKGTFGHVLVVAGSRGKTGAAALVAKAALRSGAGLVTVAARADALDTIQAHSVEIMGIPLEATGPLGLGDLDALVAAAEGKDALVIGPGIPRGDETGALLGELLARVEVPAVLDADALNAVATDLSVLRRAKAPVVMTPHPGEMARLTGRSTKEVQAHRLDVARQLSSGLKVTLVLKGDRTLTSDADGRVYLNTPGNPGMATGGSGDVLSGICGAFLAQSFPVPEAIWTAVYAHGLAGDLAARKRGHLGLVAGDIVEQGLCEVWLRWER; this is translated from the coding sequence ATGTTGCGCGTGCTCACCGCCGCCCAGATGCGTCAGGCCGAGGAGGCCGCCGAGGCCCGCCACGGCATGCCCTCCGCGCTGCTGATGGAGAACGCCGGGCGCGGGCTGGCGGAGGTGGCGCGCGGGCTGCTCGGCCCGGGCGGGCGCTTCGTGGTGGTGTGCGGGCCGGGGAACAATGGCGGCGACGGGCTGGTGGCCGCGCGCTTCCTCCGGGAGGGCGGCGCCTGCGTGTCGGTGGTGCTGGTGGGTGACGCCGCGAAGCGGGCGCCCGAGGCGCGGCGGAACGTGGAGGCGCTGAAGGGCTTCGGGGTGACGCCGCGTACCTTGGAGAGCGTGGAGCCGGCCCGGCGTGGTGACGTGGTGGTGGACGCGCTCTTCGGCACGGGCTTGAGCCGCGCGCCCGGGGGGGCCTTCGCGGACGCCGTGGCGGCGATGCGCGGCTGGCGGGCCTTGGGAGCCAAGGTGGTGGCGGCGGATGTGCCGTCCGGGCTCCAGAGCGACACGGGTGCGCCCTTCTCGCCGTGCGTGGAGGCGGACGCCACGGTGGCCTTTGGCTTCCTCAAGCCGGGGCAGGTGCTGGAGCCGGGGGCCTCGCTGTGCGGCCAGGTGCACCGGGTGGACATCGGCATGGGCGGGGAGGCCGCGAAGGAGGTCTCCGGCCCCGGGCTCTTCGTGGTGGAGGAGGCGGACGCGCGGCGCACGCTGCCGGTGCGCAAGGCGGATTCCCACAAGGGGACCTTCGGGCACGTCCTGGTGGTCGCGGGCAGCCGGGGGAAGACGGGGGCCGCGGCGCTGGTGGCCAAGGCGGCGCTGCGCTCCGGCGCGGGGCTCGTCACGGTGGCCGCGCGGGCGGATGCCCTGGACACCATCCAGGCGCACTCGGTCGAAATCATGGGCATCCCGCTGGAGGCCACGGGGCCGCTGGGGCTCGGTGATTTGGACGCGCTGGTGGCGGCGGCCGAGGGCAAGGACGCGCTGGTCATCGGGCCGGGGATTCCTCGGGGCGACGAGACAGGCGCGCTGCTTGGCGAGCTGCTGGCGCGCGTGGAGGTGCCCGCGGTGCTGGACGCGGACGCGCTCAACGCGGTGGCCACGGACCTGTCGGTGCTGCGCCGGGCGAAGGCGCCGGTGGTGATGACGCCGCACCCGGGAGAGATGGCGCGGCTGACGGGCAGGTCCACGAAGGAGGTCCAGGCGCACCGGCTGGACGTGGCGCGCCAGCTCTCTTCCGGGCTGAAGGTGACGCTCGTGCTGAAGGGGGACCGGACGCTCACGAGCGACGCGGATGGGCGCGTGTACCTCAACACCCCGGGCAACCCGGGCATGGCCACGGGCGGCTCGGGGGACGTGCTGTCCGGGATTTGTGGCGCGTTCCTGGCTCAGTCGTTTCCGGTGCCCGAGGCCATCTGGACGGCGGTGTACGCGCACGGGCTCGCGGGCGACCTGGCGGCCCGGAAGCGCGGACACCTGGGACTGGTGGCGGGAGACATCGTGGAGCAAGGGCTGTGCGAGGTGTGGCTGCGGTGGGAACGATGA
- the acpS gene encoding holo-ACP synthase — protein MGIRGLGLDICSISRIQRILDGPRAEPFLNRVYTEAERALCGRRSDAASAYAARFAAKEALVKALGAPPGIRWKDMEVRRQGGAPYFALSGVALEVMEARGLEAFLALTHDADVAAATVVLQSKGD, from the coding sequence ATGGGAATCCGCGGCCTGGGCCTGGACATCTGCTCCATCTCCCGCATCCAGCGCATCCTGGACGGGCCTCGCGCGGAGCCCTTCCTGAACCGCGTCTACACCGAGGCGGAGCGGGCGCTGTGCGGCCGGCGGAGTGACGCCGCCAGCGCCTACGCGGCCCGCTTCGCCGCCAAGGAGGCCCTGGTGAAGGCGCTGGGCGCGCCGCCGGGCATCCGGTGGAAGGACATGGAGGTCCGGCGGCAGGGCGGAGCGCCTTATTTCGCACTGTCCGGCGTGGCATTGGAGGTCATGGAGGCGCGAGGGCTGGAGGCCTTCCTCGCGCTGACCCACGATGCGGACGTCGCCGCCGCCACGGTGGTGCTCCAGTCGAAAGGGGATTGA
- a CDS encoding pyridoxine 5'-phosphate synthase produces MGQRLGVNVDHVATLRQARRTPYPDPVTAAALAELAGAQQITIHLREDRRHIQDRDLRILRETVQTLLNLEMAATAEMVKIAYEHKPDVVTLVPERREELTTEGGLEVANQREHIAKIIKNLKDGEIAVSLFIDPDLDQVRAAHKVNADRIELHTGRYCEARNEKERARELARIVDAAKAGTKLGMGVAAGHGLNYDNVQPIARIHEIDELNIGHAIVGRAVLVGFERAVREMLELMRNPG; encoded by the coding sequence ATGGGACAGCGACTGGGTGTCAACGTGGACCATGTGGCGACGCTGCGTCAGGCGCGGCGCACCCCGTATCCGGATCCGGTGACGGCCGCGGCGCTGGCGGAGCTCGCCGGCGCGCAGCAGATCACCATCCACCTGCGCGAGGACCGGCGTCACATCCAGGACCGGGATTTGCGCATCCTCCGTGAGACGGTGCAGACGCTCCTGAACCTGGAGATGGCCGCCACCGCGGAGATGGTGAAGATCGCCTACGAGCACAAGCCGGACGTGGTGACGCTGGTGCCCGAGCGCCGCGAGGAGCTCACCACGGAGGGCGGCCTGGAGGTCGCCAACCAGCGCGAGCACATCGCGAAGATCATCAAGAACCTGAAGGACGGCGAGATCGCCGTGTCGCTCTTCATCGACCCGGACCTGGACCAGGTGCGGGCGGCGCACAAGGTGAACGCGGACCGCATCGAGCTGCATACCGGCCGCTACTGCGAGGCGCGCAACGAGAAGGAGCGGGCGCGGGAGCTGGCGCGCATCGTCGACGCGGCCAAGGCGGGCACCAAGCTGGGCATGGGCGTGGCCGCCGGCCACGGGCTCAACTACGACAACGTGCAGCCCATTGCCCGCATCCACGAAATCGACGAGCTGAACATCGGGCACGCCATCGTCGGGCGCGCGGTGCTGGTGGGCTTCGAGCGCGCGGTGCGTGAGATGCTCGAGCTCATGCGCAACCCGGGGTAG
- the glmM gene encoding phosphoglucosamine mutase — translation MAYRMNMPPKEAQASQKLFGTDGVRGKANVYPMTAEVAMQLGRALAFLIRNGPHRHRVIVGKDTRLSGYMLEQALAAGLTSMGVDVELVGPLPTPGISNITTSMRADAGAVISASHNPYEDNGIKFFWRDGFKLPDETEGKIEELVSSGSIDSIRPTATKIGRAFRMEDARGRYIVFLKATFPRELTLEGMTIVVDCANGAAYKTAPAVLEELGAKVIALGVSPDGKNINHKCGALYPENLAKTVVKHGAHLGIALDGDADRLIVVDEKGKVVDGDAIMAICTGELVARKQLKKKMLVSTVMSNIGLERAVARWGVKVARTRVGDRYVVDEMRRNGYNLGGEQSGHLIFLDHTTTGDGTLAALQLLAVMCRAGKPLSELASIFEPVPQTLVNVVVKQKKELGELPTVMKVIKSVEQRLGSSGRVLVRFSGTEPKARVLIEGEDAAKNQAYAKEIAEALSKALSV, via the coding sequence ATGGCGTACAGGATGAACATGCCTCCGAAGGAGGCACAGGCTTCCCAGAAGCTGTTCGGCACGGATGGGGTTCGCGGCAAGGCGAACGTCTATCCCATGACTGCCGAGGTCGCGATGCAGCTCGGGCGGGCGCTCGCGTTCCTCATCCGCAACGGGCCACACCGCCACCGCGTCATCGTTGGCAAGGACACGCGACTGTCCGGCTACATGCTGGAGCAGGCGCTGGCCGCCGGCCTCACCTCCATGGGCGTGGACGTGGAGCTCGTCGGGCCGCTGCCGACGCCGGGCATCTCCAACATCACCACCTCCATGCGGGCGGACGCCGGCGCCGTCATCTCCGCGTCCCACAACCCCTACGAGGACAACGGCATCAAGTTCTTCTGGCGGGACGGCTTCAAGCTGCCGGACGAGACGGAGGGCAAGATTGAGGAGCTGGTGTCCAGCGGCTCCATCGACTCCATCCGCCCCACCGCCACGAAGATCGGCCGCGCCTTCCGCATGGAGGACGCGCGGGGCCGCTACATCGTCTTCCTGAAGGCCACCTTCCCGCGCGAGCTGACGCTGGAGGGGATGACCATCGTCGTCGACTGCGCCAACGGCGCGGCCTACAAGACGGCGCCCGCCGTGCTGGAGGAGCTGGGCGCCAAGGTGATTGCCCTGGGCGTCTCGCCGGACGGCAAGAACATCAACCACAAGTGCGGCGCGCTCTACCCGGAGAACCTGGCCAAGACGGTGGTGAAGCACGGCGCGCACCTGGGCATCGCCCTGGACGGTGACGCCGACCGCCTCATCGTCGTGGACGAGAAGGGCAAGGTCGTGGATGGCGACGCCATCATGGCCATCTGCACGGGCGAGCTGGTGGCCCGCAAGCAGCTCAAGAAGAAGATGCTGGTCTCCACGGTGATGAGCAACATCGGCCTGGAGCGCGCGGTGGCGCGCTGGGGCGTGAAGGTGGCGCGCACGCGCGTGGGGGACCGCTACGTCGTCGATGAGATGCGCCGCAACGGCTACAACCTGGGCGGCGAGCAGAGCGGCCACCTCATCTTCCTGGACCACACCACCACGGGTGACGGCACCCTGGCGGCGCTCCAGCTCCTGGCGGTGATGTGCCGGGCGGGCAAGCCCCTGAGCGAGCTGGCCTCCATCTTCGAGCCCGTGCCCCAGACGCTGGTCAACGTCGTGGTGAAGCAGAAGAAGGAGCTGGGCGAGCTGCCGACGGTGATGAAGGTCATCAAGAGCGTGGAGCAGCGGCTGGGCAGCTCCGGCCGGGTGCTGGTGCGCTTCTCCGGCACCGAGCCCAAGGCCCGCGTCCTCATCGAGGGCGAGGACGCCGCGAAGAACCAGGCCTACGCGAAGGAGATCGCGGAGGCGCTGTCCAAGGCCCTCAGCGTCTGA
- the folP gene encoding dihydropteroate synthase: MIRARVVTAEHPEDLVLAFRRMGLAPSSLAALRESLPHTRLLLTGLGTQALHFLQRLQALSDAPAALPAWLAGEAGGRPGTGMLSGHAEQFRLLVDLARGGRDELPALSKAVAAALASGTAPPALVLGDKRFEWGASTYVMGVVNVTPDSFSDGGRFFDPEAAIAHGLALAEAGADLLDVGGESTRPGALPVSAEAEVARVVPVIEGLRARTSVPLSVDTTKAAVAREALRAGAHLINDVTGFGADADLPRVVAEAGAACCLMHIQGTPATMQQAPRYDDVIEDVLGFLEAAVARAEAAGVPRERILLDPGIGFGKTFEHNLFLLRRLNELRVLGLPLLVGTSRKGFLGRLAGGKPASERLAATLGSVASMAALGGADVVRVHDVAEARDALAVADAIRRSEDGGALYAR, from the coding sequence ATGATTCGCGCCCGCGTCGTCACCGCCGAGCACCCCGAAGACCTGGTCCTCGCCTTCCGGCGGATGGGGCTGGCCCCCAGCTCGCTGGCGGCGCTCCGGGAGTCGCTCCCCCACACGCGGCTGCTCCTCACGGGGCTGGGGACGCAGGCGCTGCACTTCCTCCAGAGGTTGCAGGCCCTGTCCGACGCTCCGGCGGCGTTGCCCGCCTGGCTCGCGGGGGAGGCCGGGGGGCGGCCTGGAACGGGCATGCTGTCGGGGCACGCCGAACAGTTCAGGCTGTTGGTGGACCTGGCTCGCGGAGGCCGCGACGAGCTGCCGGCCTTGTCCAAGGCCGTGGCTGCCGCGCTGGCCTCGGGCACCGCGCCACCGGCGCTGGTGCTGGGGGACAAGCGCTTCGAGTGGGGCGCGAGCACCTACGTCATGGGCGTGGTGAACGTGACGCCGGACAGCTTCTCGGACGGTGGGCGCTTCTTCGACCCGGAGGCCGCCATCGCCCATGGGCTCGCCCTGGCGGAAGCGGGGGCCGACCTGCTCGACGTGGGCGGTGAGTCCACCCGGCCAGGCGCGTTGCCCGTCAGCGCCGAGGCCGAGGTGGCCCGCGTCGTCCCCGTCATCGAGGGCCTGCGCGCGCGGACGTCCGTGCCGCTCTCGGTGGACACCACCAAGGCCGCGGTGGCGCGTGAGGCGCTGCGGGCCGGCGCGCACCTCATCAACGACGTCACCGGCTTCGGCGCCGACGCCGACCTGCCCCGCGTGGTGGCCGAGGCCGGCGCCGCCTGCTGCCTGATGCACATCCAGGGCACCCCGGCCACCATGCAGCAGGCGCCGCGCTATGACGACGTCATCGAGGACGTGCTGGGCTTCCTGGAGGCCGCCGTCGCGCGCGCCGAGGCGGCGGGCGTTCCCCGGGAGCGCATCCTCCTGGACCCGGGGATCGGCTTCGGCAAGACGTTCGAGCACAACCTCTTCCTGCTGCGCCGCCTCAACGAGCTGCGCGTCCTGGGGCTGCCGCTGCTCGTCGGGACCAGCCGCAAGGGCTTCCTCGGCCGGCTGGCGGGCGGCAAGCCAGCCTCCGAGCGGCTGGCGGCGACGCTGGGCTCGGTGGCCTCCATGGCCGCGCTGGGTGGGGCCGACGTGGTCCGGGTCCATGACGTGGCCGAGGCCCGGGACGCGCTGGCCGTCGCGGACGCCATCCGGCGGAGCGAGGACGGCGGGGCGCTCTACGCCCGGTAA
- a CDS encoding OsmC family protein, whose translation MTTHSQTEKPGAFRQVLQTGAHTLHADVAPALGGADSAPGPHDYFDAALAACKALTAHWYAKRHGLALERVETHVERDDSKERQGTYTLKVKLAFHGALSPEDKQRLYNAVAQCPIHKLMTTSTVDIVTGPLEA comes from the coding sequence ATGACGACCCACAGCCAGACCGAGAAGCCCGGAGCATTTCGCCAGGTCCTTCAGACCGGCGCTCATACCCTGCACGCGGACGTGGCCCCCGCGCTGGGCGGAGCGGACTCCGCGCCCGGCCCGCACGACTACTTCGACGCCGCGCTGGCGGCCTGCAAGGCGCTGACGGCCCACTGGTACGCGAAGCGGCACGGCCTGGCCCTGGAGCGGGTGGAGACGCACGTCGAACGGGATGACTCGAAGGAGCGGCAGGGCACCTACACGTTGAAGGTGAAGCTGGCCTTCCACGGGGCGCTGTCCCCGGAGGACAAGCAGCGGCTGTACAACGCCGTCGCGCAGTGCCCCATCCACAAGCTGATGACGACGTCCACGGTGGACATCGTCACCGGGCCGCTCGAAGCCTGA
- a CDS encoding YceI family protein: MATTTWNIDTTHSGIHFSVRHMVIAKVRGSFRKYSGAVSLDEQDVTKSSVAVTIETGSIDTGVEQRDNHLRSPDFFDVEKFPSISFKSTKVEKGSGDGLKVTGNLTIRDITREVVLDAEQLGVGKDPWGNVKAAFEAKTSVDRRDFGLTWNQALETGGVLVGEKIEIAIEVQAVKAQSEQAA; this comes from the coding sequence ATGGCCACCACGACCTGGAACATCGACACCACCCACTCCGGCATCCACTTCTCCGTCCGTCACATGGTCATCGCGAAGGTTCGCGGCAGCTTCCGCAAGTACAGCGGCGCGGTGTCGCTGGACGAGCAGGACGTCACGAAGTCCTCCGTGGCCGTCACCATCGAGACGGGCAGCATCGACACGGGCGTGGAGCAGCGCGACAACCACCTGCGCTCGCCGGACTTCTTCGACGTGGAGAAGTTCCCCAGCATCTCGTTCAAGAGCACCAAGGTGGAGAAGGGCTCTGGCGACGGGCTGAAGGTGACGGGCAACCTGACCATCCGCGACATCACCCGCGAGGTGGTGCTGGACGCCGAGCAGCTCGGCGTGGGCAAGGACCCGTGGGGCAACGTGAAGGCCGCGTTCGAGGCGAAGACGTCGGTGGACCGCCGCGACTTCGGCCTGACGTGGAACCAGGCCCTGGAGACGGGCGGCGTGCTGGTGGGCGAGAAGATTGAGATCGCCATCGAGGTCCAGGCCGTGAAGGCGCAGTCCGAGCAGGCCGCCTGA
- a CDS encoding LysR family transcriptional regulator, whose amino-acid sequence MDLNELLIFARVVQAGSFTAAAKGLRMPKSTVSRKVSELETRVGAQLLQRTTRKLRLTEVGRTYYEHCARIVLEAEQAEQAVTRMQAAPHGLLRVTTPLTFSFIGPLISRFLQAYPEVQLELVCSDRNVDLMAEGFDVAVRAGRLADSSLTARRLGSVERVVIASPGYLKARGTPRTPRDLEKHDCLLFGTGLESNVWTLMSGNRSVDVKVPARLVVNEPDMVFAVARAGAGIALLPNLHFSSELTAGRLQRILPDWHSTETPVHAVYPSTRHHSPKVVAFVECLREHWPRLG is encoded by the coding sequence ATGGACCTCAACGAACTCCTCATCTTCGCGCGCGTGGTACAGGCAGGCAGCTTCACGGCGGCGGCCAAGGGCCTGCGGATGCCCAAGTCCACCGTGAGCCGGAAGGTGTCGGAGCTGGAGACGCGCGTGGGCGCGCAGCTCCTGCAACGCACCACGCGCAAGCTGCGCCTCACCGAGGTGGGCCGGACGTACTACGAGCACTGCGCGCGCATCGTCCTGGAGGCGGAGCAGGCCGAACAGGCGGTGACGCGGATGCAGGCGGCGCCCCACGGCCTGCTGCGCGTGACGACACCGCTGACCTTCAGCTTCATCGGGCCGCTCATCTCCCGGTTCCTCCAGGCGTACCCGGAGGTGCAGCTCGAGCTGGTGTGCAGCGACCGCAACGTGGACCTGATGGCGGAGGGCTTCGACGTGGCGGTGCGCGCCGGGCGGCTGGCGGACTCCTCCCTCACGGCCCGGCGGCTGGGCAGCGTGGAGCGCGTCGTCATCGCCTCACCTGGCTACCTCAAGGCGCGGGGGACGCCCAGGACGCCCAGGGATTTGGAGAAGCACGACTGCCTCCTCTTCGGCACCGGGCTGGAGAGCAACGTCTGGACGCTCATGTCCGGCAACCGCTCCGTGGACGTCAAGGTGCCCGCGCGGCTGGTGGTGAACGAGCCCGACATGGTCTTCGCGGTGGCGCGGGCGGGCGCCGGCATCGCCCTGCTGCCCAACCTCCACTTCTCCTCGGAGCTGACCGCCGGGCGCCTGCAGCGCATCCTGCCGGACTGGCACTCCACGGAGACGCCCGTGCACGCCGTCTACCCGAGCACGCGCCACCACTCCCCCAAGGTGGTGGCCTTCGTGGAGTGCCTGCGCGAGCACTGGCCCCGGCTCGGCTGA
- a CDS encoding pirin family protein, translating into MIAIRPSEARGHANHGWLDSHHTFSFAGYYDPGFMGFRALRVINEDRVAPNEGFGTHPHRDMEIITYPLSGAIAHRDSTGGEGLLRAGEVQRMTAGTGVLHSEMNGADEDLHFLQIWIIPDRKGLTPGYEQKAFPESERQGRWRVVASPDARDGSLTVHQDVVLHATLLGKGEQAAYTLAPGRHAWLQVARGKGTLNGVELKAGDGVAVADESRLVLSATEPMEALLFDLA; encoded by the coding sequence ATGATTGCCATTCGCCCCTCGGAAGCGCGCGGTCACGCCAACCACGGCTGGCTGGACTCCCACCACACCTTCTCCTTCGCTGGCTACTACGACCCGGGCTTCATGGGCTTCCGCGCCCTGCGCGTCATCAACGAGGACCGCGTCGCGCCGAACGAGGGCTTTGGCACCCACCCGCACCGGGACATGGAGATCATCACCTACCCGCTCAGCGGCGCCATTGCCCACCGCGACAGCACGGGCGGCGAGGGCCTGCTGCGCGCCGGTGAGGTCCAGCGGATGACGGCTGGCACCGGGGTGCTGCACAGCGAGATGAACGGCGCGGATGAGGACCTCCACTTCCTGCAGATCTGGATCATCCCGGACCGCAAGGGCCTGACGCCTGGCTACGAGCAGAAGGCCTTCCCGGAGTCCGAGCGCCAGGGCCGCTGGCGGGTGGTGGCCAGCCCGGACGCCCGCGACGGCAGCCTCACGGTGCACCAGGACGTGGTGCTTCACGCCACGCTGCTGGGCAAGGGCGAGCAGGCGGCGTACACGCTGGCGCCGGGCCGCCACGCCTGGCTGCAGGTGGCGCGCGGCAAGGGCACGCTCAACGGCGTGGAGCTGAAGGCCGGAGACGGCGTCGCGGTGGCGGACGAGTCGCGGCTCGTCCTCTCCGCCACCGAGCCGATGGAAGCGCTGCTGTTCGACCTGGCCTGA
- a CDS encoding pirin family protein → MSRDDLNAEQLPPSMETLIVAPSRDLGDGFEVRRALPSARRRMVGPFIFLDQMGPAGFQPGHGLDVRPHPHIGLATVTYLFDGEIMHRDSLGTVQPIRPGAVNWMTAGNGIVHSERTGPGPRAAGSKIFGMQAWVALPRRHEETAPAFVHHPEDTMPFHEGEGARMRVITGTVHGQRSPVQTLSDMFYADVELAAGARFVVPAEHEERAMYLVQGAVEVDGMAFQPGELLVFKPGKSVTLHATAAARLLVLGGESMDGPRYIFWNFVSSSKERLEQAKEDWKAQRFAAVPEETEFIPLPEAPLPVRYP, encoded by the coding sequence ATGAGCCGGGATGACTTGAACGCGGAGCAGCTCCCCCCTTCGATGGAGACACTCATCGTCGCGCCCTCTCGCGACCTGGGCGACGGGTTCGAGGTGCGGCGCGCGCTGCCCTCGGCCCGCCGCCGGATGGTGGGGCCCTTCATCTTTCTGGACCAGATGGGCCCCGCCGGCTTCCAGCCCGGCCATGGCCTGGATGTGCGGCCCCATCCGCACATCGGGCTGGCCACCGTCACCTACCTCTTTGACGGAGAGATCATGCACCGGGACAGCCTGGGCACCGTGCAGCCCATCCGCCCCGGCGCGGTGAACTGGATGACGGCGGGCAACGGCATCGTCCACTCGGAGCGCACCGGCCCCGGGCCTCGCGCCGCGGGCAGCAAGATCTTCGGCATGCAGGCGTGGGTGGCGCTGCCCAGGCGTCACGAGGAGACGGCCCCGGCCTTCGTCCACCACCCCGAGGACACCATGCCCTTCCATGAGGGTGAGGGCGCGAGGATGCGCGTCATCACCGGCACGGTGCACGGCCAGCGCTCGCCGGTGCAGACGCTGTCGGACATGTTCTACGCGGACGTGGAGCTGGCGGCCGGCGCGCGCTTCGTGGTGCCGGCCGAGCACGAGGAGCGGGCCATGTACCTGGTCCAGGGCGCCGTCGAAGTGGACGGCATGGCCTTCCAGCCGGGCGAGCTGCTCGTCTTCAAGCCCGGCAAGTCCGTCACGCTCCACGCCACGGCGGCGGCGCGGCTGCTGGTGCTCGGCGGAGAGAGCATGGACGGGCCGCGCTACATCTTCTGGAACTTCGTCTCCAGCTCGAAGGAGCGGCTGGAGCAGGCGAAGGAGGACTGGAAGGCCCAGCGCTTCGCCGCCGTGCCGGAGGAGACGGAGTTCATCCCCCTGCCCGAGGCGCCCCTCCCGGTGCGCTACCCGTAG